The Streptomyces capitiformicae genome contains the following window.
CGCCGACCACTGGACCCGGCTGGACCGCCCCGACGCCCACACGCGCGTGCCGGCCGCCGGTGGTGCGCATGGGTAACCGTGGCAAACCCCGCGGGGCGCCCAGCTCCGCCGCCGACACCCTGCTGCCTACCGGCACCCGACGGGCCGGTGGCGCGGCCCGGCCGAGCCGGGTGGAGCGGCGCAAGCTCGCCCGCAAGATCAAGCGGCGGCGGCGCCGTTCGGCGGTCAAGGAGATCCCGCTCCTGGTCGGTGTCGCCGTCCTCATCGCGCTCGTCCTGAAGACCTTCCTCGTCCAGGCCTTCGTGATCCCGTCGGGCTCCATGGAGCAGACGATCCAGATCGGCGACCGCGTCCTCGTCGACAAGCTCACCCCCTGGTTCGGCTCCAAGCCGACCCGTGGGGACGTCGTCGTCTTCAAGGACCCCGGCGGCTGGCTGGAGGACGAACAGACGACGGCCACGGGGGAAGACCCCATCGTCATCAAGCAGATCAAGGAAGGTCTGCAGTTCATCGGCCTGCTCCCGTCCGACGACGAGAAGGACCTGATCAAGCGGGTCGTCGCGGTCGGCGGCGACACCGTCAAGTGCTGTGACGCCCAGGGCCTCGTCACGGTCAACGGCATGCCGCTGAACGAGTCGGCGTACCTCCACCCCGGCAACAAACCGTCCACCCAGCCGTTCGAGGTGACCGTCCCTCAGGGCCGCCTCTGGGTCATGGGCGACCACCGGGAGAACTCCGCCGACTCGCGTGCCCACCAGAACGACACATCGAGCACCGCCCAGTACGGTGGCACGGTCTCCGAGGAGTCCGTCGTCGGCCGGGCCGTGGTGATCGCCTGGCCGGTCGGCCACTGGGGGCAGCTGGAGGAACCGGACACGTTCGCGGCCGTGCCGAGCGGCACGACCACGGCCCTCGGCGCTTCGCATAGGGTGGCCTCCGCGGATCGAAACGGATTGATCCCCCTCCCGAGCCCTGCGGAACTCCCGCTCGTTATGGGAGTGGTGGGCCTGCACCGGTTGTGGCGTGGGCGGCGGTACGGCATGAGGAGTGGATGTGGGGGATTTGGCGGTCGGCGCACGATCCGGACACGGTGGTTCCGAGGAACGGCCGGAGCGGCCCGACGAGGCGGGTTCCCCGGCCGCAGAGGACGCCGTGAACGCAGCGAACTCAGAGGGATCCGTGTCCGCCGGGAGTGACTCCCCGGCCGGAGCGGGCAGCGAGGACGGCGGGCACGCCCCCCAGGCCTCGGCCGACGACGGCGACGAGGAACAGAGGCCCAAGAAGAAGCAGCGTTCCTTCTGGAAGGAACTGCCGATCCTGATCGGTATCGCGCTGGTGCTCGCGCTGCTGATCAAGACCTTCCTGGTGCAGGCGTTCTCCATCCCGTCGGACTCGATGCAGAACACCCTGCAGGAGGGCGACCGGGTTCTGGTCGACAAGCTCACCCCGTGGTTCGGCTCCGAGCCCGAGCGTGGCGAGGTCGTCGTCTTCCACGACCCGGCCGGCTGGCTGGAGGGCGAGCCCACCCTGGAGCCCAACCCCGTGCAGCGCGTCCTCGGCTGGATCGGCCTGATGCCGTCCGCCGAGGAGAAGGACCTCATCAAGCGCGTCATCGGTGTCGCCGGCGACACCGTGGAGTGCAAGGGCACGGGCCCGCTCAAGGTCAACGGCAAGGCGCTCAGCGAGGAGTCGTACGTGTACCCGGGCAACACCCCGTGCACGGTCGACGACACCGGCGGCCAGTTCAAGGTGAAGGTGCCCGAGGGCAAAATCTGGGTCATGGGCGACCACCGGCAGAACTCGCTGGACTCCCGCTACCACCAGAACGACACGAACGGCGGCATGGTCCCCGTGAGCAGCGTCGTCGGCCGCGCCATCGTGGTCGCCTGGCCGCCCACCCGCTGGTCCACGCTGCCGGTTCCCGACACCTTCGACCAGAACCTGAGCGCCGCCGCCCCAGGAGCACTCGGCCTCGCGGGCGCGGTCCCGCTGGTGCTGTGGCGCCGCCGCCGCCTCCTCGCCGCCGAGGGCCCGAGGGTTTCTGGCACGGGTACCGCCGGGTAGGGTGCCGTCCCAGATCGCCGATCTTCCGGCGGCCCGCACCGGGCCCGGACGGTCGAATCTCCGACCTGGGGGAGCACTGGGATGAGCGGGACGACACGTCGTACGGACGAGGGCCACGGACGGCTCGGCAGCACGCTGTCGGGCATCGCCGTGGCCCTCGGCTGTGTGCTCTTCCTGGGCAGCTTCCTCTGGGGTGCGATCGTCTACCAGCCCTACACCGTGCCGACCGACTCCATGGCCCCCACGATCACCTCCGGGGACCGCATCCTCGCCGAGCGGATCGACGGCGGCGAAATCAAGCGCGGTGACGTCGTGGTCTTCCGGGAGGAGACCTGGGGCAACGCGCCCATGGTCAAGCGGGTCGTCGCGGTCGGCGGCGACACGGTCGCCTGCTGCACCGACGGCAAGCTCACCGTCAACGGCGAGAAGATCGACGAGGCCTATCTGCCGGAGGGCGAGGACGCCGAGCTGAGCGGCATCCCGGAGATCACCGTCCCCAAGGGCCGGCTCTTCCTCCTCGGTGATGAACGCAGCGGCTCCCTGGACTCCACCGCCCACCTCACCGAGGCCGGTCAGGGCACGGTGCCGCGTGACAACGTGGACGCCCGCGTGGACGCCGTCGTCTGGCCCATGGACGGCATGCTGGCCAGCCCCACCGGCTTCGAGAAGCTCGGCGCGCTCTCCACTCCCGGCCCGCTGCGGCTGATCACCGCCGCGCTCGTCGTGGGCATGGTGCTCGTCCTGGGCGGCGCCGCCTACGGACCCGTGGCCAAGCGGCTCGGCGGCCGTCCCAAGCAGTCGGAGCCGACCGGTGTCGCCTGAGCCCGAGCCGCCGTACGAGGACACGTACAAGGGCGGTCTGCGCAAGGTGGCCCGGGTGGTCCTGCTGGATCCGCAGGACCGCATCCTGCTGTTGCACGGGCACGAACCGGACGATCGCGCGGACGACTGGTGGTTCACCCCCGGCGGCGGTGTGGAGGGCACCGAGACCCGCGAGGAGGCCGCGCTGCGCGAGGTCGCCGAGGAGACCGGAATCACGGACGTCGAGCTGGGCCCGGTCCTCTGGCGGCGGACGTGTTCCTTCCCCTTCGCCGGCCGCCGCTGGGACCAGGACGAGTGGTACTACCTGGCTCGTACCGCCGATACGCATCTGCCGGTGCCGGCCGCGGCCCGTCTGACGGACCTGGAACGACGCAGCGTCGCCGGAGCACGTTGGTGGACGTGCGGGGAACTGGCCCGCACGCATGAGACGGTGTACCCGACCAGACTCGCCGAACTGCTGCGCACGCTGCTCGACGAAGGTCCCCCGGCCAAGCCCGTGGTCCTTGACACCGAAATTGTCTAGAGGCCCGCGGGGCTGGCGCACAATGGTGGGATCGCACGGCTGAAGGGGAACATGCCATGAGCGCCGAGGACCTCGAGAAGTACGAGACCGAGATGGAGCTGAAGCTCTACCGGGAGTACCGCGATGTCGTCGGTCTGTTCAAATACGTGATCGAGACCGAACGGCGCTTCTACCTGACCAACGACTACGAGATGCAGGTGCACTCGGTACAGGGCGAGGTGTTCTTCGAGGTGTCCATGGCGGACGCCTGGGTGTGGGACATGTACCGGCCGGCTCGGTTCGTGAAGCAGGTACGGGTACTCACGTTCAAGGATGTGAACATCGAGGAGCTGAACAAGAGCGATCTGGAGCTGCCGGGCAGCTGAGGCTGTGGTGGAAGTCATCCGTGTGGGTGGCGAAGTTATCCACAATCGCCCCTCTGTCCACCAAGATCCAATAGCGGGCTGAGTTGCCCTCAGTGTTGGCGCCGGAGGTGGTGCCGACATGAGCAACGCACGAGGTGCACTCGGCAAGTACGGCGAGGAGCTGGCCGCACGGCGGCTGGCCGACGCCGGGATGACGGTCCTGGAGCGCAACTGGCGCTGCGGCAGGACTGGTGAGATCGACATTGTGGCCCGGGACGGGGACGCGCTGGTCGTCTGCGAGGTCAAGACCCGCAGGGCCGGGGCTTTCGAACACCCGATGGCGGCCGTCACGACCACAAAGGCAGATCGCCTGCGCGGCCTCGCCGAACGCTGGCTCCAGGAACACGGAGGGGCCCCGCCGGGCGGCGTCCGCATCGACGTGGTCGGAGTCCTCCTGCCCACCCGCGGCGCACCCGTCGTCGAGCACGTACGGGGGGTGGCCTGATGGGATTCGCCCGCACGTGCTCGGTGGCCCTCGTCGGCGTGGAAGGCGTCGTCGTCGAGGTCCAGGCCGACCTGGAACCAGGGGTCGCCGCGTTCACGCTGGTGGGGCTGCCGGACAAGAGCCTGACGGAGAGCAGGGACCGGGTCAGGGCGGCGGTGGTCAATTCCGGTGCCGAGTGGCCACAGAAGAAGCTGACTGTGGGACTCAGCCCCGCCTCGGTGCCCAAGGCGGGCAGTGGGTTCGACCTCGCGGTCGCAAGCGCGGTCCTGGGCGCCTCCGAGCGCATCGACCCACGGGTGCTCTCGGACATCGTGATGATCGGCGAGTTGGGACTCGACGGGCGGGTACGGCCGGTCCGCGGCATCCTGCCCGCGGTGCTGGCTGCCGCCGAGGCGGGGTACGAGCAGGTCGTGGTGCCTGAATGCGCGGCCGCGGAGGCCTCGCTGGTGCCGGGCATCTCGGTGCTGGGCGTGCGCACACTGCGGCAGCTGATCGCTGTCCTCGCGGACGAACCTGTGCCGGACGAGGAACCCGACGAGGGGCGTCCGGACCCGCTGATGGCCGGACTGAGACTTCCGGGCACGGGTGCGGCCACCGGCATGCACACCGCGGGAGCCGCCCAGCAGGACCAGGGGCACGATCTCGCCGATGTCGTCGGCCAGCTCGCGGCCCGGACCGCGGTGGAGGTCGCCGCGGCCGGGGGCCACCACCTCTTCCTGGAGGGGCCGCCGGGTGCGGGCAAGACGATGCTGGCCGAGCGGCTGCCGGCCATCCTGCCGAGGCTGAGCAGGGAGGAGTCGCTGGAGGTCACGGCCGTCCACTCGATCGCCGGCCTGCTCCCGGCGGGGAAACCGCTGGTCGACGTGGCGCCCTACTGCGCCCCTCACCACTCGGCCACCATGCAGGCCCTCGTCGGTGGCGGTCAGGGCGTCGCACGGCCGGGTGCGGTGTCGCTCGCCCATCGAGGGGTGCTCTTCCTCGACGAGACTCCCGAGTTCGGCAGCCAGGCGCTCGACGCGCTCCGACAGCCGCTGGAAGCCGGGCATGTCGTGATCGCGCGCAGCGCGGGGGTCGTCCGGTTCCCGGCGAAGTTCCTGATGGTCCTGGCGGCCAATCCGTGCCCATGCGGCCGGTTCTCGCGGACGGACGACCTGTGCGAGTGCCCGCCCGCCACGATCCGCCGCTATCAGGCGAGGCTCTCCGGGCCGTTGCTGGACCGGGTCGACCTCCGGGTCGAGGTCGACCGTGTCACGCGCTCAGAACTCTCCCAGCGCGATGCGCGGGGAGAGTCCACCGTGACGGTGGCCGACCGCGTGCGAGCCGCCAGGGAGCGGGCGACGGTACGGCTGGCGGGCATGCCGTGGCGGACGAACAGCGAGGTGCCGGGGCGCGAGCTGCGCAGCCGGTGGCACGCCGCGCCGGGCGCGATGGACGAAGCCGAGCGGAGTCTGGAGCGGGGCGTACTGACCGCACGCGGCCTGGATCGGGTGCTGAGGGTCGCGTGGACCATCGCCGATCTCGTCGGTCACGACCGCCCGGACGCGACGGACGTCAACTTGGCCCTGCAGCTTCGCACCGGGATCCCGCGGGGCGTGCCGATGGCGATCGGGGCGCTGGTATGAGGCCGGCGTTCTGTGTCCCCATGGTGGGTGAACGATGACCGGTGAGGGTGTGTCGGACGCCGAGCGGCTCGATCGGGTCTTCCTCGCCCGTGTCCTCGAACCCGGGGACGAGCTCGGCGGTCGGTGGCTGCGGGAACTCGGCGTCCAGGAGCTGGTGCGGCGGTGCTCAGGGCACGGGCCGCCGCTGCCGGGGGCGTCGGAGAAGCGGTGGGCGGGGCTGTGCGCCCGCGCCGGGCGGGCCGATCCGGAAAAGGATCTGGCCCAGGCTCAGGCATCCGGTGCGCGATTCCTCGTGCCCGGGGACGCAGAGTGGCCCGGGCAGCTTGATGATCTGGGCGACGGGCGGCCTGTAGGGCTGTGGGTTCGGGGAAAGGCCAATGTGCGGATGTGGGCCTTGCGGTCCGTGGCCGTCGTGGGGGCGCGGGCCTGCACGGAGTACGGGGCCCACATGGCGGCCACGCTGGCGGCGGGGCTCGCCGAGCGGGGGTGGGTGGTCGTGTCCGGCGGCGCGTACGGCGTGGACGGGGCCGCTCACCGAGGGGTGCTCGGGGTCGGCGGGGCGACCGTCGCCGTGCTGGCCTGCGGGGTGGACCGGCCCTATCCGCGGGGGCACGCCCAGCTGATCGGCAGGATCGCGGAACAGGGTCTCGTGGTGGGGGAGCTGCCGCCGGGGGACCATCCGACACCGAGTCGGTTCATCCTGCGGAATCGGGTCATCGCCGCGTTGACCAGGGGCACCGTGGTCGTCGAGGCGGCCTACCGCAGCGGTGCGCTGGTCACGGCACGGGCCGCGCAGCGGTTGGGGCGGTTCACCATGGGGGTGCCCGGGCCCGCGACCTCGGCCCTCTCGGCAGGGGTGCACGAACTTCTGCGGGGCGACGCGGTACTGGTGTCCGACGCCGCCGAAGTTGTCGAGCTGGTGGGTGACATGGGAGAGCTGGCGCCCGACCGGCGCGGGCCGGTGCTCCCACGTGACCTGCTGGAACCCGCCGCACGGCAGGTGCTCGCCGCGCTGCCGGGACGAGGCACCGCGGCGGTCGACGAGATCGCCCGGGGCGCGGGGACGACCGAGGACGACACGGTCGGAAGACTGTACGAACTCCGATCACTTGGTTACGTCGAACGGCACGGCGACAGCTGGAAGTTGACACGCCAGGCGATGATCTCCGTTTCGTCGGATCGGAGGCGAAGTTGACCGAGCGTGTTCGACCGTCCGGGGGAATGCCTACCGCCTCGCGGTTTCCGGTAGTTGACGCGTCGGGTCGGTCACACAGCGCGACCGTCGTGACACCGGTGGGCGGTTAGCGGAACGTATCTGCCCACGGGCGATCCCTCGCCCTTCGCGCACTGCGACGCCCCAGTCACGCTACGCTCACGAGGATTCCGACTCAGGACAGGCAACTCGACATCAGATCGACAGCTCACTCAGGCACTCCCAGTTCACGGCAGAACGGCACAAGGCGACGAATGCCCCAGCACACCTCCGGGTCTGACCGGGCGGCGGTAACCTCCGCCGCCCGCGGCACCGTGCGCCCGCCCGCCCCCTCGACACTCGACGAGCTGTGGCGGACCTACAAGACGACGGGCGACGAACGGCTGCGCGAGCAGTTGATCCTCCACTACTCACCCCTGGTGAAGTATGTCGCGGGCCGGGTGAGCGTCGGCCTGCCGGCCAATGTCGAGCAGGCGGACTTCGTCTCCTCCGGGGTCTTCGGGCTCATCGACGCGATCGAGAAGTTCGACATCGACCGGGAGATCAAGTTCGAGACGTACGCGATCACCCGGATCCGGGGCGCGATGATCGACGAACTGCGCGCGCTGGACTGGATCCCCCGCTCGGTGCGGCAGAAGGCCCGCAATGTGGAGCGGGCGTACGCGACCCTGGAGTCCCGGCTCAGACGTACTCCCAGCGAGGGCGAGGTCGCCGCCGAGATGGGCATCCAGGTCGATGAACTCCACGCCGTCTTCAGCCAGTTGTCGCTGGCCAACGTGGTGGCGCTGGAGGAGTTGCTGCACGTCGGGGGAGAGGGCGGCGACCGGCTCAGTCTGATGGACACGCTGGAGGACACCGCCGCCGACAACCCGGTCGAGGTGGCCGAGGACCGTGAGCTGCGGCGGTTCCTGGCACGGGCCATCAACACACTGCCCGAGCGGGAGAAGACCGTCGTCACGCTGTACTACTACGAGGGGCTCACGCTCGCCGAGATCGGGAACGTGCTGGGTGTGACCGAGAGCCGGGTGAGCCAGATCCACACCAAGTCGGTCCTGCAGTTGCGGGCGAAGCTGGCGAGTTTCGGCCGCTGAGCCGGTCTGACCCGGCCGAATGCGGGTCGCCTGGTGGTGCTTGGTGAGGCCGGTCGGGGGAAGCCTCTCCCGTGAGCGGCGGTCCGTCCGTACAGTGGTTGACGTGCCAAGGATTCGAGCGGCCTCCGTGGCCGAGCACCGGTCGATGCAGCGAACCGCTTTGCTGGACGCGGCTCGCTCTTTGTTGTCCGAGGGTGGGACGGAGGCGCTGACGTTCCCGGCGCTCGCCGAGCGCACGGGGCTGGCGCGGTCGTCCGTGTACGAGTACTTCCGGTCGCGGGCCGCCGTGGTCGAGGAGCTGTGCGAGGTCGACTTCCCGGTGTGGGCGGCCGAGATCGAGGCGGCGATGGCGGTTGTCGATCGGGCCGAGGACAAGGTCGAGGCGTACGTCCGTAAGCAGCTGGAGCTGGTCGGGGACCGGCGGCATCGGGCCGTGGTCGCGATCTCGGCGAGCGAGTTGGATGCCGGGGCCCGGGAGAAGATCCGGGCCGCGCATGGTGGGCTCGTCGCGATGATCGTGGAGGCACTCGGAGGGCTGGGGCATGCGGAGCCTCGGTTGGCCGCGATGTTGTTGCAGGGTGTCGTGGATGCGGCGGTGCGGCGGATTGAGCTGGGGGCCGCCGAGGATCCCTCCGCGATCACCGACGCGGCGGTTTCGATGGCCCTTCGGGGTGTGCGGGGCTGAGGCTCTTGCTCCCGGGTGCCGGCGGCCGGTGCCGGGCGGGGGTGGAGTGCGCTTGTCGGCGCTGACAGGGTGCCGGTGGGCCCACCCTCCCCCACTCCCGGCTTCGCTCGAGCGGGAGGTACCC
Protein-coding sequences here:
- the lepB gene encoding signal peptidase I, with the protein product MGNRGKPRGAPSSAADTLLPTGTRRAGGAARPSRVERRKLARKIKRRRRRSAVKEIPLLVGVAVLIALVLKTFLVQAFVIPSGSMEQTIQIGDRVLVDKLTPWFGSKPTRGDVVVFKDPGGWLEDEQTTATGEDPIVIKQIKEGLQFIGLLPSDDEKDLIKRVVAVGGDTVKCCDAQGLVTVNGMPLNESAYLHPGNKPSTQPFEVTVPQGRLWVMGDHRENSADSRAHQNDTSSTAQYGGTVSEESVVGRAVVIAWPVGHWGQLEEPDTFAAVPSGTTTALGASHRVASADRNGLIPLPSPAELPLVMGVVGLHRLWRGRRYGMRSGCGGFGGRRTIRTRWFRGTAGAARRGGFPGRRGRRERSELRGIRVRRE
- a CDS encoding DUF2469 domain-containing protein, whose amino-acid sequence is MSAEDLEKYETEMELKLYREYRDVVGLFKYVIETERRFYLTNDYEMQVHSVQGEVFFEVSMADAWVWDMYRPARFVKQVRVLTFKDVNIEELNKSDLELPGS
- a CDS encoding NUDIX hydrolase; its protein translation is MSPEPEPPYEDTYKGGLRKVARVVLLDPQDRILLLHGHEPDDRADDWWFTPGGGVEGTETREEAALREVAEETGITDVELGPVLWRRTCSFPFAGRRWDQDEWYYLARTADTHLPVPAAARLTDLERRSVAGARWWTCGELARTHETVYPTRLAELLRTLLDEGPPAKPVVLDTEIV
- a CDS encoding TetR/AcrR family transcriptional regulator, producing MAEHRSMQRTALLDAARSLLSEGGTEALTFPALAERTGLARSSVYEYFRSRAAVVEELCEVDFPVWAAEIEAAMAVVDRAEDKVEAYVRKQLELVGDRRHRAVVAISASELDAGAREKIRAAHGGLVAMIVEALGGLGHAEPRLAAMLLQGVVDAAVRRIELGAAEDPSAITDAAVSMALRGVRG
- the whiG gene encoding RNA polymerase sigma factor WhiG; this encodes MPQHTSGSDRAAVTSAARGTVRPPAPSTLDELWRTYKTTGDERLREQLILHYSPLVKYVAGRVSVGLPANVEQADFVSSGVFGLIDAIEKFDIDREIKFETYAITRIRGAMIDELRALDWIPRSVRQKARNVERAYATLESRLRRTPSEGEVAAEMGIQVDELHAVFSQLSLANVVALEELLHVGGEGGDRLSLMDTLEDTAADNPVEVAEDRELRRFLARAINTLPEREKTVVTLYYYEGLTLAEIGNVLGVTESRVSQIHTKSVLQLRAKLASFGR
- a CDS encoding YifB family Mg chelatase-like AAA ATPase; protein product: MGFARTCSVALVGVEGVVVEVQADLEPGVAAFTLVGLPDKSLTESRDRVRAAVVNSGAEWPQKKLTVGLSPASVPKAGSGFDLAVASAVLGASERIDPRVLSDIVMIGELGLDGRVRPVRGILPAVLAAAEAGYEQVVVPECAAAEASLVPGISVLGVRTLRQLIAVLADEPVPDEEPDEGRPDPLMAGLRLPGTGAATGMHTAGAAQQDQGHDLADVVGQLAARTAVEVAAAGGHHLFLEGPPGAGKTMLAERLPAILPRLSREESLEVTAVHSIAGLLPAGKPLVDVAPYCAPHHSATMQALVGGGQGVARPGAVSLAHRGVLFLDETPEFGSQALDALRQPLEAGHVVIARSAGVVRFPAKFLMVLAANPCPCGRFSRTDDLCECPPATIRRYQARLSGPLLDRVDLRVEVDRVTRSELSQRDARGESTVTVADRVRAARERATVRLAGMPWRTNSEVPGRELRSRWHAAPGAMDEAERSLERGVLTARGLDRVLRVAWTIADLVGHDRPDATDVNLALQLRTGIPRGVPMAIGALV
- the dprA gene encoding DNA-processing protein DprA, translated to MTGEGVSDAERLDRVFLARVLEPGDELGGRWLRELGVQELVRRCSGHGPPLPGASEKRWAGLCARAGRADPEKDLAQAQASGARFLVPGDAEWPGQLDDLGDGRPVGLWVRGKANVRMWALRSVAVVGARACTEYGAHMAATLAAGLAERGWVVVSGGAYGVDGAAHRGVLGVGGATVAVLACGVDRPYPRGHAQLIGRIAEQGLVVGELPPGDHPTPSRFILRNRVIAALTRGTVVVEAAYRSGALVTARAAQRLGRFTMGVPGPATSALSAGVHELLRGDAVLVSDAAEVVELVGDMGELAPDRRGPVLPRDLLEPAARQVLAALPGRGTAAVDEIARGAGTTEDDTVGRLYELRSLGYVERHGDSWKLTRQAMISVSSDRRRS
- the lepB gene encoding signal peptidase I gives rise to the protein MSGTTRRTDEGHGRLGSTLSGIAVALGCVLFLGSFLWGAIVYQPYTVPTDSMAPTITSGDRILAERIDGGEIKRGDVVVFREETWGNAPMVKRVVAVGGDTVACCTDGKLTVNGEKIDEAYLPEGEDAELSGIPEITVPKGRLFLLGDERSGSLDSTAHLTEAGQGTVPRDNVDARVDAVVWPMDGMLASPTGFEKLGALSTPGPLRLITAALVVGMVLVLGGAAYGPVAKRLGGRPKQSEPTGVA
- the lepB gene encoding signal peptidase I; translation: MSAGSDSPAGAGSEDGGHAPQASADDGDEEQRPKKKQRSFWKELPILIGIALVLALLIKTFLVQAFSIPSDSMQNTLQEGDRVLVDKLTPWFGSEPERGEVVVFHDPAGWLEGEPTLEPNPVQRVLGWIGLMPSAEEKDLIKRVIGVAGDTVECKGTGPLKVNGKALSEESYVYPGNTPCTVDDTGGQFKVKVPEGKIWVMGDHRQNSLDSRYHQNDTNGGMVPVSSVVGRAIVVAWPPTRWSTLPVPDTFDQNLSAAAPGALGLAGAVPLVLWRRRRLLAAEGPRVSGTGTAG
- a CDS encoding YraN family protein, translating into MSNARGALGKYGEELAARRLADAGMTVLERNWRCGRTGEIDIVARDGDALVVCEVKTRRAGAFEHPMAAVTTTKADRLRGLAERWLQEHGGAPPGGVRIDVVGVLLPTRGAPVVEHVRGVA